ACCTCGGCGCCGGGGCGGGGGGCCTGGACGACCATGCCGTCACCGAGGTACATCGCGACGTGGGTGGCCTCGGGGAAGTACACGACGAGGTCACCCGGCCGCAGTTCGCCGAGCGGCACACGGTCCAGCCGGGCCCACTGCTCCTGGCTGGTCCGGGGGATCGCCGTCCCGGCCCGGCCCCAGGCCACCGAGGTGAGCCCCGAGCAGTCGTACGACGCCGGGCCCTCCGCGCCCCATTCGTACGGCTTGCCGAGCTGCTCCACCGCGAAGCGCACCGCCCGGTCGCCCGCCCCCGACGGCTTGGCGTCGTCGCCGAGCGCGCCGGACGCCATGAACCGCTCCTGCGCGTCGGCGATCCCGCTCCGCTCGAACTCCGCCAGCGCGGCCAGCTCCGCGGGGCTGAGCGAGGCCAGCAGCTCCTCGACGGCGTGCAGCCGGTCGCGTACGGCGTCCCGCTCGCCGACCTGGCGTACGGCGAGGGAGCGTTGCGCGTCCAGGGCCTCGCGCGCCCGCCGGGCCAGCTCGTCGGCCTTCTTCGTGTCGCCGGTCAGGCGGCCCACCGTCTCGGCGCGTTCCCGGGCCAGCTGCCCGATCACATGGCCCTGGTCGAGGGCGTGCTGCGGATCGCGGGCCAGCAGCAGCCGCAGATAGGGGGAGAGGTCGCTGCTGTTCTGGTACTGCTGCCGGGCCAGCCGCCCGGCCGCGCCCCGGCTGTCGCTCAGCGAGTGCCGGGTCCGGGCCAGTTCGGCGTCCAGCCGCCGTACCTCGGCCCGCTGCCGGGTCAGCCGCACCTCGGTGCCGTTGTAGGTCTCGGTGGCCTTCTCCGCCTCCCGGTACAGCTCCTGAAGGTCCGTCAGCAGTTCCGACAGGGGGCGGCCCGCGCCGGCCCCGCCGGGTTCGGGCGCGGCCGCGGCGGGTCCGGGCGCCAGGGCGATCCCGGCCGCCATCGCCGCCGTACACACCAGACGCAGAAGCCTTCCTGACACGTCATCACCTCCGCTGCGGGGCGGCGGGTCCGCTCCGCACCGCGAGCCTGTGACGTGCCCGTGGGTTCCGCGCGCCGAGTGTGGGCGGTTCGGCGCAACGGGGTCACCCGTCGGCGTCGTCCGGCTTGCCGCCCGGCGTGGCGTCTGGAGCGGCGCCCGGTCCGGCCTTCGGGTCCGGCTTGGACCAGGGCCACTTCCGGCCGGAGCCGAGCCGGCCCTCGGGGTCGTACGCGTACTTCCAGCGGGCGAACCCGAGTCCGCCGCGCCCGTCGCGAGGCACGCGCCGGTAGACGAGCACCGTGGGCGGCCCGCCGTCCGGGTCCGGTACGGGGATGCGGTACGTCTTCGGCGGGTGCCCGGTCATGCCGACCAGGACGGGCAGCACCCGCCCGTCCATCGGGCCGCCCTCGAAGGGGGTGTCTTCGCTCTTCACGGCACCAGTGTCAGTGATCCGAGCGGCGGTGTCAGATGTCCGCCGCCACCGCCTCGACCAGCGCCGAGGTCTGCGGGTCGCGTCGGGCGGTGACCGTCAGCACCGCGAGGAACTGCTCCACGAGCCAGTCCCGCAGCTCGTCGAGGGGCGGCTGCTTCTCCTCGTCCAGCCAGATCAGCGAGGCCGCCTCCACCGCCGTGATCCACATCCGGACGGTCATCCGCAACCGGGGGCCGGGCTCGGCCACGTCCAGGTGGCTCATGATGTGCTCGGCCGCGGCCCGGCGCACCCCGTCCACGATGGAGGAGGTCCGCGAGGTCTCCGCCACGCTGCCGCCGCGCAGCAGCGCGCTGAAGCCGGTGTCGTGCTGGTCGACGAAGGTGAGGTAGCGGTCCAGGGCCCGGGTCAGCCGGGCCAGCAGCGGTCCCTCGCGGGGCTCGTCGAAGCAGAGCCGCAGCTCGTCGGCGGCCGACCGCAGCGCGGCCTCGTACAGCTGCTGCTTGCCGCCCGGGAAGTACCGGTACACCAGCGGCCGCGAGACCCCGGCCTGCTCGGCCACGTCGTCGAGGGAGACGTCCTCCGGGGGCCGGTGCGCGAAGAGCGCGAGCGCCGCGTCGAGCAGCTGGACGCGGCGCTCCTCGACGCTGAGCCGGCGGTAGGCGGGGGTGGGAGCCTGCGGGGTCATGAACCGCAGCGTAACCCGCACCTCCCGGCCACCCCGCACGTGAGCGGCCCGTACCGGCCTCGCTAGGCCAGCAGTCCCGACGACCTCCACAGCCGCCGTCCGACCCCCCGCAGGACCCCGATGTCGTCCAAGAAGTCGGTGAGGCGCTTCGCGCCGGTCTGCATGATCTCCCGGCGGTGGCCGCTGGCCTTGACCTGCGCCAGGGCCTCGCGCTTGTCGAGGCCCACGTTCGTGTAGACCTCCGGGTTGACGAAGGCGACGGAGAAGACACGGGCGAACTCGCCGGAGGTGATCCGGGTGAACTCCTGCGACCACTTCGGGGCCGTCACCATCTGGCGGCGCAGCTCCTCACGGGCGTAGCGCACGTGCCGGGCCTCCTCCACGACGTGGATGCGCGTGACGCCCCGGACCAGCGGCTGGATCCGCTCGTCGGGGAAGGTCAGCCGCTGCATCCAGTCCAGGACCTCCTCGCCGAGCAGCGTGGCGGTGAAGGAGCCGGGCGTGGTGGAGATCGTCTTGAAGAGGCGGCCGAGGTGCTGGTGGATCGGGCTCACCGGGTACCAGGGCGTCTCGCCGCGGGTTATCAGCCGGGCGAACATCTTGGAGTGCCGGCACTCGTCCTCGATCTCGGTCAGCGCGTAGCGCACGTGCGCGCTCGTCGCCGCCTTGTCGTAGATGTGCCGCACCAGCAGCTGCATGAGGATCAGCTCGAACCAGATGCCGAGGGAGGCGAGCGCGGCGGCCTCGTGCTGGGAGAGCACGATGCGCTGCTCCTCGCTCATCCGCTTCCACATCGGGGTGTCGTACAGCGACACCAGCTCCGGCGGCCAGAACCACTTGCCGTCCTCGAACGGCGCCTCCCAGTCCAGCTCCTTGTCCGGGTCGAAGGAGTGCTTGGCGGACGAGTCCAGCAGCCGTTCGGCCACCTGCTCACGGTCCTTGAGCAGGCCGAGCGCGTCGCGCAGACCGTCGAGCGCGTCGGCTTCCGTCAGGGTCGTCATGGCTGTCCCACCTAGTCGTGTTACCCGCGGTCACTCTGACTGACTCGTCTTATGAGACTGCGTGTCAGCAAGCTCGTCAATCCCCCGCGCACGACTTGTTGACCGCGAGTAAAGAAGTGAGTGGCGCTCAGGTTGTCAGGGCGAGCAGCCCAGCCCCTCCGGCACCTCGCCCGTCTCCGGCGCCGTCGCCCCCGCCGGGAAGGAGGTCCGCAGCGTGAACGCGTACGGCGTGGGCCCGTGCGTCCTCAGGTGCAGCAGCCGCGTCTCCGCCTCCGCGACCGTGGGCCGGTGCCCCGCCGGGACCCACCACAAGGTGGTGACCGCCTCCGCGAGCCGCTCGAACCACTCCCGCCGGCGGGCCGGCATCTCCCGGTGCCGCCCCTGGTACATGAAGGCCGTCAGGGCGTCCGCGTCCCGCCACACCGACATGTTGATGATCAGCCAGGAGTCCCCGAAGACGGGGATGTCGGTCGCGTCCCCCGCCTCGCTCTGGAGCCGCCACACGAACCCGTCGGCGGCGTCCGCCGCGGCGTTCACCGGGTCGAGCGCGTCCATGAAGTCCTTCAACTGCGGTGAGTCCAAAGGGGCCTTGAGGCGAGCGATGTTGACCTGGGCGAGTTCGTACACGGCGTCAGTCATGTACCGAACGTTAGGTCGGGCCGTCGGCGCGGTGGTACCCCCGTCTCAGGGCTTGAGCACCGCCTCCATCACCGACCGCGCGATCGGCGCCGCCAGGCCGCCCCCGCTCACACGCTCACGATCCGCCGCCGTGCCCTCGACCACCACGGCGACCGCGACCTTCGGCTCCATGTCCCCATCGCGCTGGGCCCAGGAGACGAACCAGGCGTACGGCGTCCCCGAGTTGCCGACGCCGTGCTGGGCCGTGCCGGTCTTGCCCCCGACGGTGGCCCCGGGGATCGCGGCGTTCGCCCCGGTGCCGCTCTCCACCACGCCGGTCATCAGCTCCTTGAGCCGCGCAGCCGTCGACGGCCGCATCACCTCGCGCGAGGGCCGGGACCCGGCCGTCGCCACCAGGCTGCCGCCCGCCCGCTGGGTCCGCTCCACCAGGTACGGCGAGCGCACCTGGCCGCCGCCCGCCACGGCCGCCGCCACCATCGCCATCTGGAGCGGGGTGGCCCGGGTGTTGTACTGCCCGATCGACGCCAGCCCGAGCTGCGCCCGGTCGACCGAGGTGTCGAAGGTGGAGCGCGAGACGGCGAACGGGATCCGCACCGCGTCGTCGTTGAAGCCGAACGCCTCCGCCATGGCGGTCATGTCCGTCACCCCCACGTCCACGCCGAGCTTGGCGAACACCGTGTTGCAGGACCACTCGAACGCCTCCCGCAGCGAGGCGTTGCGGCAGCCGTCGGCCTCGTTCGTCAGCCGGGTGCGGGTGCCGGGGAGGGGGTACGGGTCGGGGGAGCGGGTCGACGCGTCCAGGTCCCGGATCACGCCCGCGTCCAGTGCCGCCGCCGCGGTGACCACCTTGAAGGTCGAACCCGGCGGATAGGTCCGGCGCACCGCCCGGTTGAGCATCGGCTTGCCCGGGTCGCCGTTCAGCCGGTCCCAGGTCCGGTTGGCCGCCGCGCTGTTGCCGGACAGCAGCGCGGGGTCGTACGACGGCGTGGACACCAGTGCCAGGATCCGCCCCGTGGCCGGTTCGATCGCGGCCACCGCGCCCGGGCGCCGGCCGAGCCCCTCGAACGCCGCCCGCTGCGCGGCCCCGTCGATCGTCGTCACGACGTCGCCCCCCGGGTTGTGGGCGCCGGTGACGTCGTTCCACAGCGGGAGCGGCGCGAGCATCGGGTCGGCGCCGGACAGCAGGCCGTCCTCCGCGTGCTCCAGCAGACTCGTCCCGTACGCCTGCGAGGCGAAGCCGGTGACCGGCGCGTACATCGGCCCGTTCGCGTAGGTCCGTTCGTAGCGCAGGTGCTCCCCGGTGTCCCGGGAGCCCGTCACCGCCTCGCCGCCGACCAGGATGTCGCCGCGCGGCTGCTGGTAGCGGGCGATGTCGGGGCGGCGGTTGGCCGGGTTCCCTTCGTACTCCGGGGCCCGGACGATCTGCACCCGGGCCGCGTTCACCACCAGCGCCACCAGCAGCAGGGCGCAGAAGAGGGCCGCGTGCCGGATGTGCCGGGTCACGAGGGCGTCCCGCGCCGGGCCGCGTGGCTGAGCCGGATCAGCAGCGCCACGATCGCCCAGTTGGTGACCACCGAGGACCCGCCCTGGGCCAGGAACGGCATCGCCATGCCGGTCAGCGGGATCAGCCCGGTCACGCCGCCCGCGATGACGAACACCTGGAGCGCCACGATCGAGGAGAGGCCGACCGCGAGCAGCCGGCCGAAGGGGTCGCGCGCGGCGAGGCCCGCCCGGTACCCGCGCTCCACCAGCAGCCCGTACAGCAGGAAGACCGCGGTCAGTCCGAGGAAGCCCAGCTCCTCCCCGGCGGTCGCGAGGATGAAGTCGGACTTGACGGCGAAGCCGATCAGCACGGAGTCCCCGAGGCCCAGGCCCGTGCCGGTCACGCCGCCCGCCGCGAAGGCGAAGAGGGACTGCGCCAGCTGGTTGGGTCCGTCGCCCGCCTCGATGGACGCGAAGGGGTGCAGCCAGTCCTCCACCCTGGTGTGCACGTGCGGCTCCAGCCAGCCCACCGCGACCGCGCCCAGCGAGGCCAGCAGCAGGCCGACGGCGATCCAGCCGGTGCGGCCGGTGGCGACGTAGAGAAGGACCACGAACAGGCCGAAGAACAGCAGCGAGGTGCCGAGGTCGCGCTCCAGGACCAGGACCCCGACGCTGACCAGCCACACGGCGAGGATCGGGCCGAGGACGCGGCCGGTGGGCAGTTGCAGCCGCCACACGCGGCGCCCCGCGTACGCCAGCGCGCTGCGGTTCGCGGCCAGGTAGGCGGCGAAGAACACCGCGAGCAGCACCTTGGCGAACTCGCCGGGCTGGATGGAGAAGCCCTCGATCCGGATCCAGATGCGGGCGCCGTTCACCGCCGGGAAGAAGATCGGCACGGTGAGCAGGGCGAGCGCGGCGGCGACGCAGACGTAGGCGTAGCGGGCCAGGACCCGGTGGTCGCGCAGCAGCAGGACGACCACGATGAACAGCGCGACGCCCAGCGTCGACCACACCAGCTGGGTGGGGGCCGCCCGGTCGCCCGGCGTCTCCAGGTCGAGCCGGTAGATCAGCACCAGGCCGAGCCCGTTGAGCAGCACGCCGATCGGCAGCAGTAGCGGGTCCGCCCAGGGGGCGCGCAGCCGTACCGCCAGATGGGCGAGGAGCGCGAGCACACCGAGCCCCGCGCCGTAACCGGCGGCGCCGGGCGGGAGGGTGCCGTGCTGGGCGAGTCCGACGTTGCAGTAGCCGAACACCGACAGCAGCACGGCCATGAGGATGAGCGCGAGTTCGATGCCCCGGCGCCGGGGGAGCCGGGCGACGGGAGCGGGCGTGTCCGCTGGTGCCACGGTGATTCCGGTTCCGGGTCCGGCCTTGGTCATGT
The Streptomyces sp. NBC_01723 genome window above contains:
- a CDS encoding FtsW/RodA/SpoVE family cell cycle protein; amino-acid sequence: MTKAGPGTGITVAPADTPAPVARLPRRRGIELALILMAVLLSVFGYCNVGLAQHGTLPPGAAGYGAGLGVLALLAHLAVRLRAPWADPLLLPIGVLLNGLGLVLIYRLDLETPGDRAAPTQLVWSTLGVALFIVVVLLLRDHRVLARYAYVCVAAALALLTVPIFFPAVNGARIWIRIEGFSIQPGEFAKVLLAVFFAAYLAANRSALAYAGRRVWRLQLPTGRVLGPILAVWLVSVGVLVLERDLGTSLLFFGLFVVLLYVATGRTGWIAVGLLLASLGAVAVGWLEPHVHTRVEDWLHPFASIEAGDGPNQLAQSLFAFAAGGVTGTGLGLGDSVLIGFAVKSDFILATAGEELGFLGLTAVFLLYGLLVERGYRAGLAARDPFGRLLAVGLSSIVALQVFVIAGGVTGLIPLTGMAMPFLAQGGSSVVTNWAIVALLIRLSHAARRGTPS
- a CDS encoding TetR/AcrR family transcriptional regulator, whose amino-acid sequence is MTPQAPTPAYRRLSVEERRVQLLDAALALFAHRPPEDVSLDDVAEQAGVSRPLVYRYFPGGKQQLYEAALRSAADELRLCFDEPREGPLLARLTRALDRYLTFVDQHDTGFSALLRGGSVAETSRTSSIVDGVRRAAAEHIMSHLDVAEPGPRLRMTVRMWITAVEAASLIWLDEEKQPPLDELRDWLVEQFLAVLTVTARRDPQTSALVEAVAADI
- a CDS encoding AurF N-oxygenase family protein, which translates into the protein MTTLTEADALDGLRDALGLLKDREQVAERLLDSSAKHSFDPDKELDWEAPFEDGKWFWPPELVSLYDTPMWKRMSEEQRIVLSQHEAAALASLGIWFELILMQLLVRHIYDKAATSAHVRYALTEIEDECRHSKMFARLITRGETPWYPVSPIHQHLGRLFKTISTTPGSFTATLLGEEVLDWMQRLTFPDERIQPLVRGVTRIHVVEEARHVRYAREELRRQMVTAPKWSQEFTRITSGEFARVFSVAFVNPEVYTNVGLDKREALAQVKASGHRREIMQTGAKRLTDFLDDIGVLRGVGRRLWRSSGLLA
- a CDS encoding penicillin-binding transpeptidase domain-containing protein, giving the protein MTRHIRHAALFCALLLVALVVNAARVQIVRAPEYEGNPANRRPDIARYQQPRGDILVGGEAVTGSRDTGEHLRYERTYANGPMYAPVTGFASQAYGTSLLEHAEDGLLSGADPMLAPLPLWNDVTGAHNPGGDVVTTIDGAAQRAAFEGLGRRPGAVAAIEPATGRILALVSTPSYDPALLSGNSAAANRTWDRLNGDPGKPMLNRAVRRTYPPGSTFKVVTAAAALDAGVIRDLDASTRSPDPYPLPGTRTRLTNEADGCRNASLREAFEWSCNTVFAKLGVDVGVTDMTAMAEAFGFNDDAVRIPFAVSRSTFDTSVDRAQLGLASIGQYNTRATPLQMAMVAAAVAGGGQVRSPYLVERTQRAGGSLVATAGSRPSREVMRPSTAARLKELMTGVVESGTGANAAIPGATVGGKTGTAQHGVGNSGTPYAWFVSWAQRDGDMEPKVAVAVVVEGTAADRERVSGGGLAAPIARSVMEAVLKP
- a CDS encoding DUF3291 domain-containing protein; this translates as MTDAVYELAQVNIARLKAPLDSPQLKDFMDALDPVNAAADAADGFVWRLQSEAGDATDIPVFGDSWLIINMSVWRDADALTAFMYQGRHREMPARRREWFERLAEAVTTLWWVPAGHRPTVAEAETRLLHLRTHGPTPYAFTLRTSFPAGATAPETGEVPEGLGCSP
- a CDS encoding C40 family peptidase, coding for MSGRLLRLVCTAAMAAGIALAPGPAAAAPEPGGAGAGRPLSELLTDLQELYREAEKATETYNGTEVRLTRQRAEVRRLDAELARTRHSLSDSRGAAGRLARQQYQNSSDLSPYLRLLLARDPQHALDQGHVIGQLARERAETVGRLTGDTKKADELARRAREALDAQRSLAVRQVGERDAVRDRLHAVEELLASLSPAELAALAEFERSGIADAQERFMASGALGDDAKPSGAGDRAVRFAVEQLGKPYEWGAEGPASYDCSGLTSVAWGRAGTAIPRTSQEQWARLDRVPLGELRPGDLVVYFPEATHVAMYLGDGMVVQAPRPGAEVKVSPIAANPVLGAVRPDPAGEPLARYTPPGLPEGATDGSDEGYATAGPPRVHARG